The proteins below come from a single Elgaria multicarinata webbii isolate HBS135686 ecotype San Diego chromosome 11, rElgMul1.1.pri, whole genome shotgun sequence genomic window:
- the NAT16 gene encoding probable N-acetyltransferase 16 isoform X2, which translates to MIGLQSVYIIDAGETALVEGLRVAPWERGKGVAGVLQRFCAEMVKEKHPDVKVSRLTRDDKLGPKDFKKYRVIAKQGILLVRFNAQELLSRLDTMVLALAEGGFCPEPSELLVGREVAEVVLAEAFRSEVLPNQTIIQDWQPFKATESNLSLLQKKDLCWVVDTKARPTVATLSTRPFSIPLGDGWFYLNIDVFGRNVAHVKSQLIQHLRLQVPPLQGSVMCQVFLEPGLWLEMATFCQSALGLELAKDYTEQYLLESDI; encoded by the exons ATG ATTGGGCTCCAGTCTGTCTACATCATAGATGCTGGGGAGACGGCCCTGGTGGAGGGGCTACGTGTGGCACCCTGGGAGCGTGGCAAGGGCGTGGCGGGTGTCCTGCAGCGCTTTTGCGCCGAGATGGTGAAGGAGAAGCATCCCGACGTCAAGGTGTCGCGCCTGACGCGGGACGACAAGCTGGGGCCCAAGGACTTCAAGAAGTACCGTGTCATTGCTAAGCAG GGGATCCTGCTTGTGCGCTTCAATGCCCAGGAGCTGCTGTCCCGGCTGGACACCATGGTCTTGGCGCTGGCAGAGGGGGGCTTCTGCCCAGAGCCCTCGGAGCTCCTCGTGGGGAGGGAGGTGGCAGAGGTGGTCCTGGCGGAGGCCTTCCGGAGCGAGGTGCTGCCCAACCAGACGATCATCCAGGACTGGCAGCCCTTCAAGGCTACCGAAAGCAACCTCAGCCTGCTGCAGAAGAAGGATCTCTGCTGGGTGGTGGACACCAAGGCCCGGCCCACTGTGGCCACCCTCAGCACCCGGCCCTTCTCCATTCCGCTGGGCGACGGCTGGTTCTACCTGAACATCGACGTCTTTGGCCGCAACGTGGCACACGTCAAGAGCCAGCTGATCCAGCACCTTCGCCTCCAAGTGCCCCCTCTCCAGGGCAGCGTGATGTGCCAGGTGTTCTTGGAGCCAGGCCTGTGGCTGGAGATGGCCACATTCTGCCAGTCGGCGTTGGGCCTGGAGCTGGCCAAGGACTACACCGAACAGTATCTGCTGGAGTCCGACATCTAA
- the NAT16 gene encoding probable N-acetyltransferase 16 isoform X1 → MKLETPSSAAASQLEFAVATEKEFEEILAMSKGIYGGLDYLPSRYHAWIREPNRTVVLAKRNGAVIGLQSVYIIDAGETALVEGLRVAPWERGKGVAGVLQRFCAEMVKEKHPDVKVSRLTRDDKLGPKDFKKYRVIAKQGILLVRFNAQELLSRLDTMVLALAEGGFCPEPSELLVGREVAEVVLAEAFRSEVLPNQTIIQDWQPFKATESNLSLLQKKDLCWVVDTKARPTVATLSTRPFSIPLGDGWFYLNIDVFGRNVAHVKSQLIQHLRLQVPPLQGSVMCQVFLEPGLWLEMATFCQSALGLELAKDYTEQYLLESDI, encoded by the exons ATGAAGCTGGAAACGCCCAGTTCTGCTGCTGCCTCGCAGCTGGAGTTCGCAGTCGCCACGGAGAAGGAGTTTGAGGAGATCCTGGCCATGTCCAAAGGCATCTACGGGGGTCTCGACTACCTCCCCAGCCGCTACCATGCCTGGATCCGTGAGCCCAACCGCACTGTCGTGCTGGCCAAGAGGAATGGAGCCGTG ATTGGGCTCCAGTCTGTCTACATCATAGATGCTGGGGAGACGGCCCTGGTGGAGGGGCTACGTGTGGCACCCTGGGAGCGTGGCAAGGGCGTGGCGGGTGTCCTGCAGCGCTTTTGCGCCGAGATGGTGAAGGAGAAGCATCCCGACGTCAAGGTGTCGCGCCTGACGCGGGACGACAAGCTGGGGCCCAAGGACTTCAAGAAGTACCGTGTCATTGCTAAGCAG GGGATCCTGCTTGTGCGCTTCAATGCCCAGGAGCTGCTGTCCCGGCTGGACACCATGGTCTTGGCGCTGGCAGAGGGGGGCTTCTGCCCAGAGCCCTCGGAGCTCCTCGTGGGGAGGGAGGTGGCAGAGGTGGTCCTGGCGGAGGCCTTCCGGAGCGAGGTGCTGCCCAACCAGACGATCATCCAGGACTGGCAGCCCTTCAAGGCTACCGAAAGCAACCTCAGCCTGCTGCAGAAGAAGGATCTCTGCTGGGTGGTGGACACCAAGGCCCGGCCCACTGTGGCCACCCTCAGCACCCGGCCCTTCTCCATTCCGCTGGGCGACGGCTGGTTCTACCTGAACATCGACGTCTTTGGCCGCAACGTGGCACACGTCAAGAGCCAGCTGATCCAGCACCTTCGCCTCCAAGTGCCCCCTCTCCAGGGCAGCGTGATGTGCCAGGTGTTCTTGGAGCCAGGCCTGTGGCTGGAGATGGCCACATTCTGCCAGTCGGCGTTGGGCCTGGAGCTGGCCAAGGACTACACCGAACAGTATCTGCTGGAGTCCGACATCTAA